The following coding sequences lie in one Coxiella endosymbiont of Amblyomma americanum genomic window:
- a CDS encoding aminotransferase class I/II-fold pyridoxal phosphate-dependent enzyme — MIEKIQDRLGRYAQNFLLRKRVVVTKCKDSYIKVDGQPCINFCSNDYLGLSNHPLVKEAFIKGIQSYGVGSGSSALVSGYFESQKCLEERFSEFLLRDRSIFFNSGYTANLGVVTSLSNRQSIVLSDKYCHSSLLEAVRLSRARHYRFKHNDLEHFDYLLYSKKPDIVITEGIFSMDGDFSPLLSISHRIFKKNILLIVDDAHGVGVLGKNGGGSCAQWGLTQSEVPCLIAPLGKAFGCTGAVVSGRKNIIEAIIQFSKSYRTTTALPPAICMAILKSMDIIQMESWRRERLNEIINFFIEQAKSKGLELVSYDKTPIRCFIVADNEKVQWIQEKMLERGFFIASIRPPSVPNEKLTRIRISLNCLHTKKQIIQLLCHLSGFLC; from the coding sequence GTGATTGAGAAAATCCAGGACCGGTTAGGTCGATATGCACAGAATTTCCTGTTAAGAAAGCGAGTTGTCGTTACGAAATGTAAGGACAGTTATATAAAAGTAGATGGTCAACCTTGTATCAATTTTTGCAGTAACGACTATTTAGGTTTATCCAATCATCCCTTAGTAAAAGAGGCTTTTATCAAAGGAATTCAGTCTTATGGGGTAGGCAGTGGGTCTTCGGCCTTAGTCTCTGGATATTTTGAATCACAAAAATGCTTAGAGGAAAGATTTTCCGAATTTTTACTTAGAGATCGATCAATTTTTTTTAATTCTGGATATACGGCAAACTTGGGAGTTGTTACTTCATTAAGCAATCGCCAAAGTATCGTTCTTTCAGATAAATACTGTCATTCTTCATTGCTTGAAGCTGTCCGCTTATCTAGAGCCCGGCATTATCGTTTTAAGCATAACGATTTAGAACATTTTGATTATCTATTGTATTCAAAAAAACCTGATATAGTAATTACAGAAGGCATCTTTAGTATGGATGGTGATTTTTCTCCATTATTATCTATTAGTCATCGTATTTTTAAGAAAAATATTTTATTGATAGTAGATGATGCTCATGGTGTTGGGGTTTTAGGAAAAAACGGTGGTGGCAGTTGTGCACAATGGGGATTAACCCAATCGGAAGTGCCATGTTTGATTGCCCCTTTAGGAAAGGCCTTCGGTTGTACTGGTGCTGTTGTATCAGGTAGGAAAAATATTATAGAAGCTATTATTCAATTTTCTAAAAGCTATCGTACTACCACAGCTTTACCACCTGCTATTTGCATGGCTATTTTAAAATCAATGGATATTATACAAATGGAAAGTTGGCGTCGAGAACGACTTAATGAAATTATTAATTTTTTTATTGAACAAGCAAAAAGTAAAGGATTAGAGCTAGTATCTTACGATAAAACACCTATTAGGTGTTTTATCGTAGCGGATAATGAAAAAGTACAATGGATTCAAGAAAAAATGCTCGAGAGAGGTTTTTTTATTGCTTCTATTCGCCCACCAAGTGTTCCTAATGAGAAATTGACTAGGATTCGTATTTCTTTAAATTGTTTACACACTAAGAAGCAAATTATTCAACTTCTTTGTCATCTTTCTGGTTTTTTATGCTAA
- a CDS encoding alpha/beta fold hydrolase, giving the protein MLTKSSIACIPGWGFKPSLLKDGLCLKESILINLPDIKELTLNRVAQNVSYLIPNNTTIIGWSLGGLIGIMLAVYFPKKVKKLVLLSCSPRFTQKARWIGMSSVEVNKFIELAENNIVNLFDYFLTLVNYPNRATCYRHLLLSHSLNCLEHRKVLLRYLRILFKSDVRKIYKSITVPLFLVFGKQDPVVRLNLEKLYDLNPKAIMHAISGSGHLAFLTHKESYYSQLIEFINYAE; this is encoded by the coding sequence ATGCTAACTAAATCTTCAATAGCTTGCATACCAGGATGGGGATTTAAGCCTTCTCTTTTGAAAGATGGTTTGTGTTTAAAAGAATCTATACTAATTAATTTGCCAGATATTAAAGAATTAACATTAAATAGAGTTGCACAGAATGTGTCTTATTTAATACCTAACAACACGACAATAATAGGGTGGTCTCTTGGAGGATTAATTGGAATCATGTTAGCTGTCTATTTTCCAAAGAAAGTAAAAAAATTAGTTTTACTGTCATGTTCCCCTAGATTTACACAGAAAGCGAGATGGATAGGAATGTCTTCAGTAGAAGTTAATAAATTTATAGAATTAGCAGAAAATAATATAGTTAATCTATTTGATTATTTTCTTACACTAGTCAATTATCCTAATAGGGCAACCTGTTATAGACATTTACTACTCAGTCATTCTTTAAATTGCTTAGAGCATCGTAAAGTGTTACTTAGATACTTGAGAATCTTGTTTAAATCCGATGTTAGAAAGATTTATAAAAGCATTACGGTACCTCTTTTTCTTGTTTTCGGAAAACAAGATCCTGTCGTACGATTAAATTTGGAAAAACTTTATGATTTAAATCCGAAAGCTATAATGCACGCTATTTCAGGATCCGGACATCTGGCTTTTTTAACTCACAAAGAAAGTTATTATAGTCAATTAATAGAGTTTATTAATTATGCTGAGTGA
- the pgsA gene encoding CDP-diacylglycerol--glycerol-3-phosphate 3-phosphatidyltransferase, whose translation MNIAIFLTLIRLSSIPIFGLFYYLPSQWAHPIAAIIFVFAGITDWLDGYIARSLSQTTDFGAFLDPVADKLLVGAALVMVVGECYVDYLAIPGAIIICREIIISALREWMAELGKRTSVAVTLLSKTKTTLQIMALILLIWYAPKASLWILVSGVTLLWITALLTIWTMIIYLKITWQDLTTSHEK comes from the coding sequence ATGAATATTGCGATTTTTCTTACCTTAATTCGACTATCTTCTATTCCTATTTTCGGTCTTTTTTATTACTTACCTTCCCAATGGGCACACCCCATCGCTGCCATCATTTTCGTATTTGCAGGAATAACAGACTGGTTAGATGGTTATATAGCTCGTAGTCTTTCACAAACAACAGACTTTGGTGCATTTTTAGATCCTGTAGCTGATAAATTATTAGTAGGAGCAGCATTGGTAATGGTAGTTGGTGAATGTTATGTAGATTATTTGGCAATTCCTGGAGCTATTATAATTTGTCGAGAAATAATTATCTCCGCTTTACGAGAATGGATGGCAGAACTAGGGAAACGAACTAGTGTAGCTGTAACTCTTCTATCAAAAACTAAAACTACTCTCCAGATAATGGCCTTAATTTTGCTAATCTGGTATGCACCTAAAGCATCATTATGGATATTAGTAAGTGGAGTAACATTACTATGGATTACAGCTCTTCTTACAATTTGGACAATGATAATTTACTTAAAGATAACATGGCAAGACTTGACAACTTCTCATGAAAAGTAA
- the bioB gene encoding biotin synthase BioB — MEDTTWTQSSIACLFEIPFFELLFKAYSVHRTYFDITEMELCTLSSIKTGTCPEDCAYCTQSGHYKTNLKREKLIDVDAIIQQAKIAKKSGAKRFCMGAAWRTPPKKDLPKVLEMIKAVKSLGLETCVTLGMLDSEQANDLKQAGLDFYNHNLDTSPDFYQKIITTRTYQDRINTLENVRNAGINVCCGGILGMGESRKDRIALLLQLNQLSEPPTSIPINQLVPIEGTPLEGVESLDPFEFVRTVAITRLIFPKSIIRLSAGREKMTDELQAWCFMAGANSIFYGDKLLTAKNPEKNRDFHLLNRLGMKTPLSIHV, encoded by the coding sequence ATGGAAGATACCACTTGGACTCAGTCGTCTATTGCTTGTTTATTCGAGATACCATTTTTCGAGTTACTGTTTAAGGCGTACAGTGTGCATCGCACATATTTCGATATTACAGAGATGGAACTTTGTACTTTATCGAGTATAAAAACGGGGACTTGTCCAGAAGATTGTGCTTATTGTACCCAAAGTGGACATTACAAAACTAACCTTAAACGAGAAAAGTTGATCGATGTTGATGCAATTATTCAACAGGCCAAGATTGCTAAAAAAAGTGGTGCTAAACGTTTCTGTATGGGCGCTGCTTGGAGAACTCCACCAAAAAAAGATCTACCGAAAGTTCTTGAAATGATTAAAGCGGTGAAATCCTTAGGATTGGAAACTTGTGTAACGCTAGGAATGCTTGATTCGGAGCAAGCTAATGATCTAAAACAAGCAGGATTAGATTTCTATAACCACAATTTGGACACTTCCCCTGATTTTTATCAGAAGATTATTACTACTCGTACTTATCAAGACCGCATTAATACATTAGAAAATGTTAGAAATGCTGGCATTAATGTTTGTTGCGGTGGTATTTTGGGAATGGGAGAATCTCGAAAAGATCGAATCGCACTGTTATTACAACTTAATCAATTATCGGAACCACCGACAAGTATTCCAATCAATCAGCTTGTTCCTATAGAAGGTACACCTTTAGAAGGTGTAGAATCTTTGGATCCTTTCGAATTTGTAAGGACTGTTGCGATAACTCGACTGATATTTCCAAAGTCAATCATTCGTCTGTCTGCAGGACGTGAAAAAATGACCGATGAGTTACAAGCATGGTGCTTCATGGCTGGTGCAAATTCCATCTTTTATGGGGATAAATTACTAACAGCAAAAAATCCTGAGAAAAATCGAGATTTTCATCTGTTAAATCGTTTAGGAATGAAGACTCCTCTCTCTATACACGTTTAG
- a CDS encoding DUF1820 family protein: MEERQRIYRVIFNQDEKVYEMYAKYISEESLMGFIEMEKLIFNDAASVVVDPSEEKLKTEFQGVKRTYIPMHMILRIDEMEKQGFAKIKGAVERGNVHHFPGILNRPIKE; this comes from the coding sequence ATGGAAGAAAGACAGAGAATCTATAGAGTCATTTTTAATCAAGATGAAAAAGTTTATGAAATGTATGCTAAATATATTTCTGAGGAAAGTTTGATGGGATTTATTGAAATGGAGAAATTGATTTTTAATGACGCTGCTTCAGTGGTTGTTGATCCTTCCGAAGAAAAATTAAAGACTGAATTTCAAGGAGTAAAAAGAACTTACATTCCAATGCACATGATTTTAAGAATTGACGAGATGGAAAAACAAGGGTTTGCCAAGATTAAAGGGGCTGTAGAAAGAGGAAACGTACATCATTTTCCAGGAATATTGAATAGGCCAATAAAAGAATAA
- the miaA gene encoding tRNA (adenosine(37)-N6)-dimethylallyltransferase MiaA has translation MGPTAIGKTRLAIELTKLWPFEIISVDSAMVYRDFDIGTSKPTIQELEITPHHLINIRNPNHPYSVGQFYKDALKQIKLVHKVKNRIPLLVGGTMLYFYVLQYGLSDLPVAHPMIRKKILKEAEQSGWTTLYKKLKKIDPKSALQINQHDTQRIQRALEVFEITGQPLSNYQNLNRLKAISHCQFINIVLTPIDRKILHENIEKRFDRMLKDGLLKETKQLYKRYLNPNLPAFRTVGYRQALQYLNGYCNYVTMRYRAVVATRQLAKRQLTWLKRWSQAKWFSNSFDDNNMEDLIKSVMIYLKTRLK, from the coding sequence ATGGGTCCTACGGCTATTGGTAAAACCCGGTTAGCTATTGAGTTAACGAAATTGTGGCCTTTTGAAATTATCAGCGTAGATTCAGCGATGGTATACCGCGATTTTGATATTGGAACCTCAAAACCAACTATCCAGGAATTGGAGATTACACCTCATCACCTGATTAATATTCGTAATCCCAATCACCCTTATTCTGTTGGTCAATTTTATAAAGACGCTTTAAAACAGATTAAATTAGTTCATAAAGTGAAGAATCGAATTCCTTTGTTAGTAGGTGGAACTATGTTGTATTTCTACGTTTTACAATATGGGTTGTCTGATTTACCTGTTGCTCATCCAATGATTAGAAAAAAAATTCTTAAAGAAGCAGAACAAAGTGGTTGGACCACTTTATATAAGAAATTGAAAAAAATCGATCCAAAATCCGCATTGCAAATTAATCAACACGATACTCAGCGTATCCAACGAGCGTTAGAAGTATTTGAGATAACAGGACAACCTTTATCAAATTACCAAAATTTAAATCGATTAAAAGCTATTTCTCATTGCCAATTTATTAATATTGTTTTAACTCCTATTGACCGTAAAATTTTACATGAAAACATAGAAAAACGTTTTGATCGAATGCTAAAAGATGGCCTTTTAAAGGAAACAAAGCAGCTATATAAACGATATTTAAATCCTAATCTACCAGCATTTCGCACAGTGGGTTATCGGCAAGCGTTACAGTATTTAAATGGTTATTGCAATTACGTAACGATGCGCTATAGAGCCGTTGTCGCTACCCGTCAATTGGCTAAACGGCAATTAACTTGGCTTAAAAGATGGTCTCAAGCAAAATGGTTTAGTAATAGTTTTGACGACAATAATATGGAGGACTTAATTAAAAGTGTAATGATCTACTTAAAAACTAGGCTTAAATAA
- the bioD gene encoding dethiobiotin synthase produces MTIKIFVTGTDTGVGKTYISAALLRKFNNIGYSTFGIKPVASGCYYSTNSNELHNEDALTLQKISSIKTSYAFVNPISLKAPIAPNIAAQLEGLHLSTTVLIEKINKSLAVSSDVFIIEGIGGWAVPLNATESMADFVALLRIPVILIAGIKLGCLNHTILTAQAIKQKGVPFLGWVANCIEPYTEKVNENIETLIKWVKAPCIGVVHYKKDPIEQFSLQSILNFSKINM; encoded by the coding sequence ATGACTATAAAAATTTTTGTAACTGGAACAGATACTGGTGTTGGGAAAACCTACATAAGTGCTGCTTTATTGCGCAAGTTCAATAATATTGGATATTCTACTTTTGGTATAAAGCCTGTCGCCTCTGGTTGTTATTATAGTACTAATAGCAATGAACTGCATAACGAAGATGCTCTTACTCTACAAAAAATTTCTTCAATTAAAACAAGTTATGCATTTGTTAACCCAATATCTTTAAAAGCACCAATTGCACCAAATATTGCTGCTCAATTAGAAGGTTTACATTTATCAACCACTGTTTTGATAGAAAAAATAAACAAATCCCTTGCGGTTTCCAGTGATGTTTTTATTATTGAAGGAATAGGCGGTTGGGCGGTGCCGTTAAATGCAACAGAATCAATGGCTGATTTTGTTGCATTGTTAAGAATTCCAGTCATTTTAATAGCAGGGATTAAGTTGGGTTGTTTAAATCACACGATTTTAACAGCGCAAGCAATAAAACAGAAAGGTGTACCATTTTTAGGATGGGTAGCAAATTGTATAGAACCTTACACAGAAAAAGTTAATGAAAATATTGAGACTTTAATAAAATGGGTAAAAGCGCCGTGTATAGGAGTTGTACATTACAAAAAAGACCCGATAGAGCAGTTTAGTCTTCAATCGATACTTAATTTTTCAAAAATTAATATGTAA
- a CDS encoding methyltransferase domain-containing protein has protein sequence MLSEKKIRIQRSFNKAFKTYDNYSDIPKKICNTLLNQLKKIDSHYEIIADFACGTGISTQAISLAYLYKNLYAIDFCNNLLNTARRKIENSNVMFILADFDDFLFFENSIHLIFCNMGLQWSLNLKNTFKVFSYQLIRSGIMAFSIPLKGTFDELDEKSRNQFYQPNVITNLLVSSGFSMLSCQEINFTDTFNTVQSAIRSIKCIGANCLIQKQKSSLSIKPILKPQSINKQPVKLTYRIGFFICKKI, from the coding sequence ATGCTGAGTGAGAAGAAAATACGCATACAGCGATCTTTTAATAAAGCGTTTAAAACCTATGATAATTATAGTGACATACCAAAAAAAATTTGTAACACACTACTCAATCAACTGAAAAAAATTGATTCTCATTATGAAATTATCGCTGATTTTGCTTGTGGAACTGGGATTAGTACCCAAGCAATCAGTCTAGCATATCTATATAAAAATTTATATGCAATTGACTTTTGTAATAATCTTTTAAATACAGCTAGAAGAAAAATCGAGAATTCTAACGTTATGTTTATTTTAGCAGATTTTGATGATTTTTTATTTTTTGAAAATTCAATTCATCTTATTTTTTGTAATATGGGATTACAATGGTCTTTAAATTTAAAAAATACTTTTAAAGTTTTTTCTTATCAATTAATACGATCAGGGATAATGGCTTTTTCCATTCCCTTAAAAGGAACATTTGACGAATTGGATGAAAAATCTCGTAATCAATTTTATCAACCTAATGTTATTACTAACTTGCTAGTATCAAGTGGTTTCTCAATGCTTTCTTGTCAAGAAATAAATTTCACTGATACATTTAATACTGTACAATCCGCAATTCGCTCTATAAAATGCATCGGGGCAAATTGCCTGATTCAAAAGCAAAAATCTAGTTTATCGATTAAACCGATATTAAAACCACAGTCTATCAATAAACAACCAGTTAAGTTAACTTACCGAATCGGTTTCTTTATTTGTAAAAAAATTTGA